A DNA window from Candidatus Zixiibacteriota bacterium contains the following coding sequences:
- a CDS encoding transposase, which yields MPKLRHYDHLGTARFVTFSCYNRQQLLTNLVARETVLAELSRLRGVYRIRLLGYVIMPEHVHLVLLPPDDLRLGPTIGVFKTRSAHTILSWMRSDPQHAWWIQRRASGGAAVWERRCYDHNCRTPEIVIEKIKYCHDNPVKRGLADRPEDWQWSSCRWYLGQREGVLEIDGIEL from the coding sequence ATGCCGAAACTTCGACACTATGACCATCTGGGAACTGCTCGCTTCGTCACCTTCAGTTGTTATAATCGTCAGCAATTGCTTACGAATCTCGTGGCCAGAGAGACCGTTCTCGCAGAACTCTCCAGATTACGCGGCGTGTATCGCATCCGCCTTCTTGGATATGTAATTATGCCGGAGCATGTACATCTGGTCCTTCTTCCGCCGGACGATCTCAGGCTCGGCCCGACGATTGGCGTATTTAAGACTCGTTCTGCGCACACGATCCTGAGTTGGATGCGATCCGACCCACAGCATGCCTGGTGGATACAAAGGCGTGCTTCGGGGGGCGCCGCGGTGTGGGAACGGCGGTGCTATGATCACAACTGTAGGACGCCCGAGATTGTGATTGAGAAGATCAAGTACTGTCACGACAATCCGGTGAAGCGAGGACTGGCGGATCGACCAGAGGACTGGCAGTGGTCGAGCTGTCGTTGGTATCTGGGACAGCGTGAGGGAGTGCTGGAGATCGACGGGATAGAGTTGTAA
- a CDS encoding Gfo/Idh/MocA family oxidoreductase: protein MSRNFAITGVGGFVAPRHLKAIKDTGNNLLAAVDPNDSVGILDRFFPQAKFFTEFERFDRHLEKLRRMGEEHRAHYVSICSPNYLHDAHVRFALRIGADAICEKPLALNPWNLEALEELEKEHGRKVNTILQLRVHPALIALHDKLRAEKSGKKHDVVLTYITSRGAWYLVSWKGQADRSGGLATNIGIHFFDLLIWFFGDVQHSEVHQATPTRTGGYLELERARVRWFLSIDRTDLHAEALKKEQTTFRSITIDGTEAEFSEGFTELHTEVYKRTLAGNGFGLKDAYPSVRLAHEIREAQATGPNEHSHEMLVKK from the coding sequence ATGTCCAGAAACTTTGCCATAACTGGTGTTGGCGGCTTTGTCGCCCCGCGCCACCTGAAAGCCATCAAGGATACCGGTAACAACCTTCTCGCAGCTGTCGACCCGAACGATTCAGTCGGGATTCTCGACCGCTTCTTCCCCCAGGCCAAGTTCTTCACCGAGTTCGAGCGGTTCGATCGGCACCTGGAGAAACTCCGTCGCATGGGTGAGGAGCACCGAGCGCATTATGTCTCGATCTGTTCGCCGAACTATCTGCACGATGCCCATGTACGGTTTGCGCTGCGCATCGGTGCCGATGCCATCTGCGAGAAACCACTGGCGCTGAACCCGTGGAACCTCGAGGCGCTTGAGGAACTCGAAAAAGAGCATGGCCGCAAGGTAAACACCATTCTCCAGTTGCGCGTCCACCCTGCCTTAATCGCGCTGCACGACAAACTGCGCGCCGAGAAATCGGGCAAAAAGCATGATGTCGTGCTGACCTACATCACCTCTCGCGGCGCCTGGTATCTGGTTTCATGGAAAGGGCAAGCGGACCGCTCCGGCGGGCTGGCTACCAACATAGGCATTCATTTTTTCGATCTGCTTATCTGGTTCTTTGGCGATGTCCAGCACAGTGAGGTGCATCAGGCAACTCCGACTCGTACAGGTGGCTATCTTGAACTCGAGCGGGCACGCGTGCGGTGGTTTCTGTCCATCGACCGCACCGATCTACATGCGGAGGCGCTCAAGAAAGAACAGACGACTTTCCGCTCAATCACTATCGATGGGACAGAGGCGGAGTTCTCCGAGGGATTCACCGAGCTTCACACCGAAGTCTACAAGCGAACGCTTGCCGGCAACGGCTTTGGTTTGAAGGATGCGTATCCCTCAGTCAGACTTGCGCATGAGATTCGCGAAGCACAGGCCACCGGCCCAAATGAGCATTCGCATGAGATGCTGGTGAAGAAGTAG
- the lysF gene encoding homoaconitase — protein MSQNLVEKIAQKYAVGLEPGHEVHAGDYLSIQPAHVMTHDNTGAVIPKFKEIGATKIHNVRQPAFTLDHDIQNTDEKNVSKYAKIQAFAKEKGVDFYPAGRGIGHQIMCEEGYAWPGTMVVASDSHSNMYGGLGCLGTPIVRTDAAAIWATGRTWWQVPPVAKVELTGRLRPGATGKDVIITLCGVFNKDEVLNHAVEFVGDGVATLSVDDRLAIANMTTEWGALAGLFPIDTVTINWLRSRVATIAKRGLAGVASDADGNGIHPRMNETRLRQLESNIPRADSVAVYVKTLLLDLGTVSPHVSGPDHVKVMTSIPEIRKKQVKIQKAYLVSCVNSRVEDLAAAAKTIRGKKVSPGVKFYVAAASNEVQAESERRGDWQVLLDAGAIPLPPGCGPCIGLGTGLLEDGEVGISATNRNFKGRMGSRSAQTYLASPEVVAASAVTGMIDLPGFGDEVKVKASIKEPVSAIASTGRVKVLPGFSETIVGELIFCHQDNINTDGIYPGKYTYMDDFTPEQQAQVVMENYDPEFIQIVKKGDILVGGFNFGTGSSREQAATSLKYRGIQLVVAGSFNETYKRNALNNGFLAIEAPEFVLALKGRFGTGKLSVRTGVMVRLDFVNSTLSGERKTYPISPVGAAAQELILVGGLENWVKRNLNK, from the coding sequence ATGTCACAGAACTTAGTCGAAAAGATCGCACAGAAATACGCCGTCGGTTTGGAACCGGGACATGAGGTTCATGCCGGTGATTACCTGTCGATTCAGCCGGCGCACGTGATGACGCACGACAACACCGGCGCGGTGATTCCCAAGTTCAAGGAGATCGGCGCCACGAAGATTCACAATGTCCGCCAGCCGGCGTTCACGCTGGATCACGATATTCAGAACACCGACGAGAAAAACGTTTCAAAATACGCCAAGATTCAGGCGTTCGCAAAAGAGAAGGGGGTCGATTTCTATCCGGCCGGACGAGGTATTGGGCACCAAATTATGTGTGAGGAAGGATACGCCTGGCCAGGAACGATGGTTGTCGCTTCCGACAGCCACTCCAACATGTACGGCGGACTCGGCTGCCTGGGCACACCGATAGTCAGAACTGACGCCGCTGCCATCTGGGCGACCGGTCGCACCTGGTGGCAGGTGCCGCCGGTGGCAAAAGTGGAACTGACCGGCAGACTCCGTCCGGGAGCAACCGGCAAGGACGTGATTATTACATTGTGTGGTGTTTTCAACAAGGATGAAGTCCTCAATCACGCGGTGGAGTTTGTGGGGGATGGTGTGGCGACACTTTCTGTCGATGATCGGCTGGCTATTGCCAACATGACTACCGAATGGGGGGCGCTGGCGGGTCTGTTTCCAATAGACACTGTCACGATCAATTGGCTGCGCAGTCGGGTTGCGACAATAGCAAAGCGTGGATTGGCGGGAGTAGCATCGGATGCCGACGGGAACGGCATACACCCGCGCATGAATGAAACGCGTCTCAGACAGCTTGAATCGAATATACCGAGAGCGGATTCAGTCGCTGTATACGTCAAGACACTCTTGCTCGACTTGGGCACGGTATCCCCACATGTCTCTGGCCCTGACCATGTGAAGGTGATGACCTCGATTCCGGAGATCCGCAAAAAGCAGGTAAAGATTCAGAAAGCGTACCTGGTGTCCTGTGTCAACAGCCGCGTGGAAGATCTGGCGGCAGCAGCAAAGACGATTCGAGGGAAGAAGGTGTCGCCGGGTGTTAAGTTCTATGTGGCTGCGGCCTCGAACGAAGTTCAGGCTGAGAGCGAACGGAGAGGTGACTGGCAGGTGCTGCTGGACGCCGGTGCAATCCCGCTTCCTCCCGGATGTGGCCCCTGTATCGGGTTGGGTACCGGACTTCTGGAGGACGGCGAAGTTGGAATCTCGGCCACCAACCGGAATTTCAAAGGGAGGATGGGCTCCCGGAGTGCGCAAACGTATTTAGCATCGCCGGAGGTCGTGGCAGCCTCGGCAGTGACGGGGATGATCGACCTGCCCGGGTTTGGTGATGAAGTTAAGGTAAAAGCATCGATCAAGGAACCAGTCTCTGCCATAGCTTCGACCGGCAGAGTAAAAGTGCTGCCTGGGTTCTCGGAGACGATCGTTGGGGAGCTAATCTTCTGCCACCAGGATAATATCAACACCGACGGCATTTATCCCGGCAAGTACACTTATATGGATGACTTCACGCCGGAGCAGCAGGCGCAGGTGGTCATGGAAAACTACGATCCGGAGTTCATTCAGATCGTGAAGAAAGGTGACATTCTGGTCGGCGGATTCAACTTTGGCACCGGCAGTTCGCGCGAGCAGGCGGCGACATCGCTCAAATATCGCGGCATTCAACTGGTCGTGGCCGGGTCGTTCAACGAGACGTACAAGCGGAACGCGTTGAACAATGGATTTCTTGCTATCGAAGCGCCGGAGTTTGTGCTCGCGTTGAAAGGTCGTTTCGGTACAGGGAAGCTTTCGGTCCGAACCGGCGTAATGGTGAGACTCGATTTTGTCAACTCGACACTTTCCGGCGAGAGGAAAACGTATCCTATCAGTCCGGTAGGTGCTGCGGCGCAGGAACTGATACTGGTCGGCGGATTGGAAAACTGGGTGAAAAGGAATCTTAACAAGTAA
- a CDS encoding MmgE/PrpD family protein, whose translation MTTDKSMSRQISEFAVGLSYKDLPSDVVHEVKRYIYDSVGCAYGGYHTKDVQILRDIYTDLGGKEEATLIGFGDKMPAVNATLVNSLMVRALDFNDIYWKEDPSHPSDIIPAAWAVGEMVDASMKEVIVAIVLAYEFEMRLCEFAVPGVRERKWHHATLTQFVSPIVAGKLLGLTVDQMVNAIGINGCHNHTIGCPTAGKLTMMKNTVDPMATQSGVFAALMAQKGYSGTEAVFDGKEGLMDVFGPNWAKDKLVGNLGDKFKIRECSMKAFPTEALTHTHITCTLKVIRDNNISYDNIEQVTVTTIARACDILFDPHKYRPESRETADHSLPYCIAAAIVDRKITTQSFSDEKLKDPRIWQVIDKIKGEASTEFEKMFPTKQPSKVVVRTKDGREFSAYLEYPKGDPREPMSMEDLESKFNALSDPLLKPERQKEVKEKIFNCEKLSAREFMKGLVA comes from the coding sequence ATGACAACAGATAAATCGATGTCGCGACAGATATCTGAGTTTGCAGTGGGGCTTTCGTATAAAGACCTTCCATCAGATGTAGTTCACGAGGTCAAGCGGTATATCTATGACTCGGTCGGCTGCGCGTACGGCGGATATCATACCAAAGACGTGCAAATCCTCCGCGACATCTATACCGATTTGGGGGGCAAGGAGGAAGCGACCCTCATTGGGTTCGGCGACAAAATGCCGGCGGTGAATGCCACACTTGTAAATTCGCTCATGGTGCGGGCGCTCGATTTCAATGACATCTACTGGAAAGAAGACCCATCGCATCCCTCGGATATCATCCCGGCGGCTTGGGCGGTGGGGGAGATGGTGGATGCGTCTATGAAAGAGGTCATAGTTGCTATCGTTCTCGCCTATGAATTTGAAATGCGACTCTGCGAATTCGCCGTGCCTGGAGTGCGAGAACGTAAATGGCATCACGCCACGTTGACGCAGTTCGTGTCGCCCATAGTGGCCGGAAAGCTCCTGGGGCTGACAGTTGACCAGATGGTGAACGCTATCGGCATCAACGGTTGCCACAACCATACTATCGGTTGCCCGACCGCCGGTAAGTTGACCATGATGAAAAATACAGTCGATCCGATGGCCACTCAGAGCGGGGTGTTCGCGGCACTCATGGCGCAGAAAGGGTACAGCGGCACCGAGGCAGTGTTCGACGGCAAAGAGGGGCTGATGGATGTGTTCGGCCCGAACTGGGCGAAAGACAAGCTGGTCGGCAATCTGGGTGACAAGTTCAAGATTCGTGAATGCAGCATGAAAGCATTCCCGACCGAGGCGCTCACGCACACGCATATCACCTGCACTTTGAAAGTGATTCGTGACAACAATATCAGCTATGACAACATCGAACAGGTGACGGTGACTACAATCGCCCGGGCCTGCGACATTCTGTTCGACCCGCACAAGTATCGTCCGGAGTCGCGTGAGACGGCGGACCATTCGCTGCCGTACTGTATCGCGGCGGCGATTGTGGATCGGAAGATAACCACGCAATCCTTCTCGGACGAGAAGCTCAAGGACCCGCGCATTTGGCAGGTGATCGACAAGATCAAAGGTGAGGCATCGACCGAGTTTGAGAAGATGTTCCCGACCAAGCAGCCCTCGAAAGTGGTTGTGCGAACGAAGGACGGGCGGGAGTTTTCGGCCTATCTGGAGTATCCGAAAGGGGACCCGCGCGAGCCGATGAGCATGGAAGATCTGGAATCGAAGTTCAACGCGCTGTCCGATCCCCTTCTCAAACCTGAACGTCAGAAGGAAGTCAAAGAGAAGATATTCAACTGCGAGAAGCTGTCGGCGCGCGAGTTCATGAAGGGGCTGGTGGCGTAA
- the hisS gene encoding histidine--tRNA ligase, translating into MVKEKTHKVRPQVLKGFRDYPPEEQIAREKMLGKVREAVELMGFLPLQTASLEFAETLLGSHYTKDSLAELFGFHGPDDVEMALRYEFTLSLARYVASQSDLAMPFRRYQYGNVWRVDKPGPGRFREFMQFDIDIVGTQNLLADAEIIAAMVTILEHLGVERFKVRFSDRKLLNGVIVWAGVPHERAPDVMRVIDKLEKQGKEAVMLELGPGRTDKSGDKITGLNLSANQIDRIGQFLELASAHEGDPLKKIEQLAGGVTASAEGVSELTQIASHLQAMGVSTDKTTIDLTIVRGLGYYTGPVFETTLLDLPEFGSVFSGGRYDNLVERFLNKSIPAVGTSMGVDRLLAALIQLKALKLTSSTSQVLVTVMDRERLADYLAILRELRGAGIPSEIYSGDTKNLTKQIKYGDKVGIPFAVIAGSDEFASNQVTVKNMAAGAQKAHGTANREQWLAAEGFQERIARSDLVRYLKERLTPAS; encoded by the coding sequence ATGGTCAAAGAGAAAACGCACAAAGTCAGACCGCAGGTCCTGAAGGGGTTTCGGGATTATCCGCCCGAAGAGCAGATCGCCCGCGAAAAGATGTTGGGTAAGGTCCGTGAAGCGGTCGAGTTGATGGGGTTTCTGCCGCTGCAGACGGCATCGCTTGAATTTGCCGAGACGTTGCTTGGCTCTCATTACACCAAGGACTCACTGGCGGAACTATTTGGATTCCATGGTCCTGACGATGTGGAAATGGCGTTGCGTTACGAGTTTACGCTGTCGTTGGCTCGCTACGTCGCCAGCCAGTCGGATTTGGCCATGCCGTTTCGTCGGTATCAGTACGGTAATGTCTGGCGAGTAGACAAACCTGGGCCGGGTCGGTTCCGCGAGTTCATGCAGTTCGACATCGACATTGTGGGTACCCAGAATCTTTTGGCCGATGCCGAAATCATCGCGGCGATGGTGACAATACTTGAGCATCTCGGTGTGGAACGATTCAAGGTCAGATTCTCCGATCGCAAACTGTTAAATGGTGTCATCGTGTGGGCAGGTGTGCCGCATGAGCGGGCTCCGGATGTCATGCGGGTAATTGACAAACTGGAGAAGCAGGGAAAAGAAGCGGTGATGCTGGAACTTGGGCCAGGAAGAACGGATAAGTCGGGGGACAAGATCACAGGACTCAACTTGAGCGCGAACCAGATCGACAGGATTGGACAGTTTCTCGAACTGGCCTCTGCACACGAGGGGGACCCGCTGAAGAAGATTGAGCAATTGGCAGGCGGCGTGACGGCCTCAGCTGAGGGAGTCAGTGAGCTTACGCAGATCGCTTCGCACCTTCAGGCCATGGGCGTCTCGACAGATAAGACGACGATTGACCTCACTATCGTTCGTGGCCTTGGTTACTACACCGGCCCGGTATTCGAAACCACGCTGCTTGACCTGCCTGAATTCGGCTCGGTCTTTTCCGGCGGGCGGTATGACAATCTGGTGGAGCGATTCCTCAACAAGTCCATCCCTGCAGTCGGCACATCGATGGGGGTTGATCGGTTACTCGCCGCGTTGATTCAACTGAAGGCGCTGAAGCTGACGTCGTCGACCTCGCAGGTGCTGGTGACGGTGATGGACCGGGAACGGCTGGCGGATTACTTGGCCATTCTCAGAGAGCTGCGAGGGGCAGGAATTCCATCGGAAATCTACTCGGGCGATACCAAGAATCTGACCAAGCAGATCAAGTACGGTGATAAAGTGGGGATACCATTTGCCGTAATTGCCGGTTCCGATGAGTTTGCCTCGAATCAGGTCACGGTCAAAAATATGGCGGCCGGAGCGCAAAAGGCCCACGGCACCGCCAACCGGGAGCAGTGGCTGGCTGCGGAGGGGTTTCAGGAGCGGATTGCCAGGTCCGACCTGGTCAGGTATCTCAAAGAACGGCTTACGCCTGCGTCATAA
- a CDS encoding 4Fe-4S binding protein gives MTSDIPGMESKVATRRQIPVGVQLRRRHERNSAQPFRFYAQLFSLAINLWIGAQFYLWYSSLQSGVGGPIVSRPPGVEGWLPIGSLVGSRYFFATGILNTIHPAGLVILVVILLTAFVFKKGFCSWVCPIGFISEMLGDLSDKLFRKRIKPPRWLDYPLRSLKYLLLLFFVYAVFISMTSDSIKAFLYSDYNVVSDILMLRFFTDISMFALSVIAVLFASSLIVRGFWCRYLCPYGALLGLANLISPTRIRRNASSCIDCAACAKVCPAFIKVDRVTEVVSDECVGCMACVDSCPVKQTLEIHMVRKNRTVSSVKWAVVLVIFFWGALLAAKLFGPWGNSITTEQYREYIPGVEKGQYTHPSY, from the coding sequence ATGACATCCGATATTCCCGGCATGGAATCGAAAGTCGCCACCCGGAGGCAAATACCGGTCGGGGTACAGTTGCGGAGAAGGCACGAACGGAACAGCGCTCAGCCATTTCGATTCTACGCTCAGTTGTTTTCGCTGGCGATCAATCTCTGGATAGGCGCGCAGTTCTATCTCTGGTACAGTTCACTTCAATCCGGAGTCGGTGGCCCGATAGTCTCCCGTCCGCCCGGGGTGGAGGGATGGCTACCCATCGGTTCGCTGGTGGGGTCACGGTACTTCTTCGCTACCGGCATTCTTAATACGATCCATCCGGCGGGACTGGTCATCCTGGTGGTGATCCTTCTGACAGCCTTCGTGTTCAAGAAGGGATTCTGTTCATGGGTCTGTCCGATTGGATTCATCTCGGAGATGCTCGGGGACCTTTCAGACAAACTATTCCGAAAGAGAATCAAACCACCCCGCTGGCTGGACTATCCGCTTCGCTCGCTCAAGTATCTTCTGCTGTTGTTCTTTGTCTACGCTGTGTTTATCAGCATGACTTCTGATTCCATCAAGGCGTTTCTCTATTCGGATTACAACGTGGTTTCGGATATCCTGATGCTTCGCTTTTTCACCGATATCAGCATGTTCGCACTGTCGGTAATAGCCGTGCTTTTCGCATCTTCGCTTATCGTGCGTGGCTTTTGGTGCCGCTACCTGTGCCCGTATGGTGCGTTGCTTGGGTTGGCGAATCTGATTTCCCCCACCCGGATCCGCCGCAACGCCTCTTCCTGCATTGATTGCGCCGCGTGCGCCAAAGTCTGCCCAGCGTTCATCAAGGTGGACAGAGTAACTGAAGTGGTCTCGGATGAGTGTGTCGGTTGCATGGCGTGTGTGGATTCCTGCCCGGTGAAACAGACGCTTGAGATTCACATGGTGAGAAAGAACCGAACCGTCTCAAGCGTCAAATGGGCTGTGGTACTGGTCATCTTCTTCTGGGGCGCCCTGCTGGCGGCCAAGCTGTTTGGTCCGTGGGGCAATTCAATCACCACAGAGCAGTATCGCGAGTACATACCCGGAGTCGAGAAGGGACAGTACACACACCCATCATACTAA